Proteins encoded in a region of the Haloarcula sp. CBA1129 genome:
- a CDS encoding ketopantoate reductase family protein, with product MDIVVVGAGSLGSLVGGLLAREHDVTLVGREPHVGSVTEDGLSVVGTEQFRVHPSAQTTVPASADLAVVTVKAYDTAAVAADLADCTLDACLSLQNGMGNEARLAAEIDCPVLAGTCSYGARLREPGTVAFTGRGDIVLGDRNSGRSAVADDVGTAFRAAGLETTVAADMPTRLWEKLAVNAGINAVTALARVANGALADSPADAVAADAARETAAVAREQDIDLSDERAVSLVERVVDDTAANHSSMYQDISAGHQTEIDAINGYVADTAREPAPVNETLARLVRTWERYREQ from the coding sequence ATGGATATTGTCGTCGTCGGTGCCGGGAGCCTCGGCAGTCTCGTCGGTGGCCTGCTCGCCCGGGAACACGATGTGACACTCGTCGGACGGGAGCCACACGTGGGCAGTGTCACCGAAGACGGCCTCTCCGTCGTCGGAACAGAGCAGTTCCGGGTTCACCCCAGCGCACAGACGACGGTTCCGGCCAGCGCCGACCTCGCGGTAGTGACGGTCAAGGCCTACGACACCGCCGCCGTTGCGGCGGACCTCGCGGACTGCACGCTCGATGCCTGCCTCTCACTGCAGAACGGGATGGGAAACGAGGCGCGGTTAGCCGCTGAAATCGACTGTCCGGTGCTCGCAGGGACGTGTTCCTACGGGGCACGGCTTCGGGAACCGGGCACCGTCGCGTTCACCGGTCGCGGTGACATCGTGCTGGGGGACCGCAATAGCGGCCGGTCCGCGGTTGCCGACGATGTCGGGACCGCGTTCCGTGCGGCCGGTCTCGAAACGACCGTCGCCGCCGACATGCCGACCCGCCTCTGGGAGAAACTCGCCGTAAACGCCGGCATCAACGCCGTGACGGCGCTCGCTCGCGTGGCGAACGGCGCGCTCGCCGATTCGCCGGCCGACGCCGTCGCCGCGGACGCCGCCCGTGAGACGGCCGCCGTCGCCCGTGAGCAGGACATCGATCTTTCGGACGAGCGTGCGGTATCGCTCGTCGAGCGTGTCGTTGACGACACCGCCGCCAACCACTCGTCGATGTATCAGGACATCTCGGCCGGCCACCAGACAGAAATAGACGCTATCAACGGCTACGTCGCCGACACCGCCAGAGAGCCAGCCCCCGTGAACGAGACGCTTGCCCGTCTCGTCCGTACGTGGGAGCGATACCGCGAGCAATAA
- a CDS encoding rubredoxin-like domain-containing protein, which translates to MADMTTNIESEEYSFGQTVYDEDGNELGTIRGFDEHGFYVTVEDGIESLSSEHLSAGAAGEAELMWRCWECGEMGQIEDIPDECPSCGAQKEDIYYWQED; encoded by the coding sequence ATGGCTGACATGACCACGAACATCGAAAGCGAGGAGTACTCGTTCGGACAGACGGTGTACGACGAGGACGGCAACGAACTCGGGACTATCCGCGGGTTCGACGAACACGGCTTCTACGTCACGGTCGAGGACGGCATCGAATCGCTGTCGAGCGAGCATCTCAGCGCCGGGGCCGCCGGTGAGGCAGAACTGATGTGGCGCTGCTGGGAATGTGGCGAGATGGGCCAGATAGAGGATATTCCCGATGAATGTCCGTCCTGTGGCGCACAGAAAGAGGACATCTACTACTGGCAGGAGGATTGA